One Verrucomicrobiota bacterium DNA window includes the following coding sequences:
- a CDS encoding ATP-binding cassette domain-containing protein: MIAPTEPAAGRALAVRLTNVTKTFGAHTAVDDVSLEVPAGSIYGFIGPNGSGKTTTLRMILHILHPDRGDVEVLGERSTRAASDRIGYLPEERGLYKKMSVRRVLGYYAALKGMNTRDTRNATAFWLAKMGLEKWADKKVETLSKGMAQKIQFVSAVIAKPRLLILDEPFSGLDPVNLEVLRAAMLDQRQQGTTVIFSTHDMAMAEQLCDAIFMIYKGRKVLDGTLASIQERFGVDTIRVRTTGGVDALKGLDGVQLVRDLGQSQEVRCAGDPQELLKSLAARTRVQLFEVAKPSLHDIFIRIAAPAAEEGKRA; the protein is encoded by the coding sequence ATGATCGCCCCCACCGAACCCGCCGCGGGACGCGCGCTGGCCGTGCGGTTGACGAACGTCACCAAGACCTTCGGCGCGCACACCGCGGTGGACGACGTTTCGCTCGAAGTGCCCGCGGGCTCCATCTACGGCTTCATCGGGCCGAACGGCTCCGGCAAGACCACGACACTGCGGATGATCCTGCACATCCTCCATCCCGACCGCGGCGACGTCGAGGTGCTCGGCGAGCGCAGCACGCGGGCGGCGAGCGACCGCATCGGCTACCTGCCCGAAGAGCGCGGCCTCTACAAGAAGATGTCCGTCCGTCGCGTGCTCGGCTACTACGCCGCGCTCAAGGGCATGAACACCCGCGACACGCGCAACGCCACCGCGTTCTGGCTCGCGAAGATGGGGCTCGAGAAATGGGCCGACAAGAAGGTCGAGACGCTCAGCAAGGGCATGGCGCAGAAAATCCAGTTCGTCTCGGCCGTCATCGCGAAGCCGAGGTTGCTCATCCTCGACGAACCGTTCAGCGGGCTCGACCCCGTGAACCTCGAGGTCCTTCGTGCCGCCATGCTCGACCAGAGGCAGCAGGGCACGACCGTGATTTTCTCCACCCACGACATGGCCATGGCCGAGCAGTTGTGCGACGCGATCTTCATGATCTACAAGGGCCGCAAAGTCCTCGACGGCACGCTCGCGAGCATCCAGGAACGCTTCGGCGTGGACACCATCCGCGTCCGCACCACGGGCGGGGTGGACGCGCTCAAGGGCCTCGACGGCGTGCAACTCGTGCGCGACCTCGGGCAGTCGCAGGAAGTCCGCTGCGCGGGCGACCCGCAGGAGCTTCTCAAGTCGCTCGCGGCGCGCACGCGCGTGCAGTTGTTCGAGGTCGCCAAGCCGTCGCTGCACGACATCTTCATCCGCATCGCCGCGCCCGCCGCGGAGGAGGGGAAGCGTGCGTAA
- a CDS encoding ABC transporter permease, translating into MRKVWCVAWTEYCNAVRSKAFIIGILALPVIMAVAIGLQIVGAKQRDIRDRKFAMVDRTGEIYTVVAARVRERNARQVFDRGAEGSGPQVRPAFIPERVDAGTRTDAELEPELSARVKRGELAGFIFVGADIFDTGTDAAPRIAWHAQSHTDNELADWLERTIAEEVRRVRFERAGVDRAVVNRLTSVPAMRRLGLGSVDTATGRVVKAKEQNKLATMAVPVGFMVLLYMMVMSAAPGLLNTVLEEKMQKISEVLLSSVSPFQLMLGKLFGSVMLSYTLSVLYLGSTVGMLWKAGMLGLIPPGTFAWFILFQLLSLLMFGAIFSAVGAACSEIKDAQNLMLPVMMLVMLPYFAFLPVVQSPNSPFSVALSLFPPATPMLMLMRIAIPPGPPAWQIALGLVLTTAFTLGCVWAAGKIFRIGLLSQGQAPSLAKLAKWVVSK; encoded by the coding sequence GTGCGTAAAGTCTGGTGCGTCGCGTGGACCGAGTATTGCAACGCGGTCCGGAGCAAGGCGTTCATCATCGGCATCCTCGCGCTGCCGGTCATCATGGCCGTCGCCATCGGGCTTCAAATCGTCGGCGCGAAGCAGCGCGACATTCGCGATCGCAAGTTCGCCATGGTGGACCGCACGGGCGAAATCTACACCGTGGTCGCAGCCAGGGTGCGCGAGCGGAACGCGAGGCAGGTGTTCGACCGCGGCGCCGAGGGCAGCGGCCCGCAAGTGCGGCCGGCCTTCATCCCCGAGCGCGTGGACGCGGGCACGCGGACCGACGCGGAATTGGAGCCCGAACTCTCTGCGCGCGTGAAGCGCGGCGAACTCGCCGGGTTCATCTTCGTCGGCGCGGACATCTTCGACACGGGCACGGACGCCGCGCCGCGCATCGCGTGGCACGCGCAGTCGCACACCGACAACGAACTGGCCGACTGGCTCGAACGCACCATCGCCGAGGAAGTCCGCCGCGTGCGCTTCGAGCGCGCGGGCGTGGACCGCGCGGTGGTGAACCGCCTCACGTCGGTGCCGGCCATGCGGCGGCTCGGCCTCGGCTCGGTGGACACCGCCACCGGCAGGGTCGTGAAGGCGAAGGAACAGAACAAGCTCGCGACGATGGCCGTGCCGGTGGGCTTCATGGTGCTGCTCTACATGATGGTGATGAGCGCCGCGCCCGGCCTGCTCAACACGGTGCTCGAGGAGAAAATGCAGAAAATCTCCGAGGTGCTGCTCTCGTCCGTCTCGCCCTTCCAGCTCATGCTCGGCAAGCTGTTCGGCTCGGTGATGCTTTCCTACACGCTCTCGGTGCTCTACCTCGGCAGCACCGTCGGGATGCTGTGGAAGGCGGGGATGCTCGGGCTCATCCCGCCGGGCACGTTCGCGTGGTTCATCCTCTTCCAGCTCCTCTCGCTGCTCATGTTTGGCGCGATCTTCTCGGCCGTCGGCGCGGCGTGCTCGGAGATCAAGGACGCGCAGAATCTGATGCTGCCCGTGATGATGCTGGTGATGCTGCCCTATTTCGCGTTCCTGCCCGTGGTGCAATCGCCGAACAGCCCGTTCTCCGTCGCGCTGTCGCTGTTCCCGCCGGCGACCCCGATGCTGATGCTGATGCGCATCGCCATCCCGCCGGGGCCGCCCGCGTGGCAAATCGCGCTCGGGCTTGTGCTGACGACCGCGTTCACGCTCGGCTGCGTGTGGGCCGCCGGGAAGATCTTCCGCATCGGCCTGCTCTCGCAAGGACAAGCTCCGTCGCTGGCGAAGCTGGCGAAGTGGGTCGTGTCGAAATGA
- the dnaX gene encoding DNA polymerase III subunit gamma/tau, producing the protein MSYQVIARKYRPQRFEDVVGQEHVSTTLANAIRAGRVAHAYLFCGPRGTGKTTTARIVAKALNCTGGPRADFDVADPKCVEIAEGRSLDVIEIDGASNNGVDQVRDLRDSARFAPASSKFKIYIIDEVHMLSTAAFNALLKTLEEPPAHVKFLFATTDPEKVLPTILSRCQRFDLRRIPAALIVRHLAAIAKQEGVAIDDAALYAIARGADGGMRDAEGTLDQLISFCGNQIAEADVLSMFGLAARAQILALSGAVLAGNVEPALRELDQLAKSGKDLGRLLGDLLNHFRNLLIFQVSKGDLALLEISEAEAAALGEQSKSADAAALTRILEVLTDTESRLRDAASRKILLEVALLKAIQARNAVPIDTVIKQLQQLRTDRGAGGSTGPASPAPAAPATSSPGARSTGASAVAAPTTAQVPAATPPPPQPMTLADAPVPEPPADLSTLWQRLVEGASPFLRSYLLEAHPVSLAAGVLTIGFDPEFADHIGLVDNAKNHGILQQKLTELGVPGAMVRFVKAEAPAPRAPVAASANSAPTAIAGAQTKPVSVAAPVPAAAPRATKEDFKNDPLIQSVLAIFMGQIVERRG; encoded by the coding sequence ATGAGCTACCAGGTCATCGCCCGCAAATACCGCCCGCAGCGGTTCGAGGACGTCGTCGGGCAGGAGCATGTCTCCACCACGCTCGCCAACGCCATCCGCGCCGGGCGCGTCGCGCACGCCTACCTGTTCTGCGGCCCGCGCGGCACCGGCAAGACCACCACGGCCCGCATCGTCGCCAAGGCCCTCAACTGCACCGGCGGCCCGCGCGCGGATTTCGACGTGGCCGATCCCAAGTGCGTCGAAATCGCCGAGGGCCGATCGCTCGACGTCATCGAAATCGACGGCGCGAGCAACAACGGCGTGGACCAGGTCCGCGACCTGCGCGACAGCGCGCGCTTCGCCCCGGCCTCGTCCAAATTCAAGATCTACATCATCGACGAAGTCCACATGCTCTCCACGGCCGCGTTCAACGCGCTCCTCAAGACCCTCGAGGAACCGCCGGCGCACGTGAAATTCCTCTTCGCCACCACCGACCCGGAGAAAGTCCTGCCCACCATCCTCTCGCGCTGCCAGCGGTTCGACCTGCGCCGCATCCCGGCCGCGCTCATCGTCCGGCACCTCGCCGCCATCGCGAAGCAGGAGGGCGTCGCGATCGACGACGCCGCGCTTTACGCCATCGCGCGCGGCGCGGACGGCGGCATGCGTGACGCCGAGGGCACGCTCGACCAGCTCATCAGCTTCTGCGGAAACCAGATCGCCGAGGCGGACGTGCTCTCGATGTTCGGCCTCGCCGCGCGCGCGCAAATCCTCGCGCTGTCCGGCGCCGTGCTCGCCGGGAATGTCGAGCCCGCGCTGCGCGAGCTCGACCAGTTGGCGAAGTCCGGCAAGGACCTCGGCCGCCTGCTTGGCGACTTGCTCAACCACTTCCGCAACCTGCTGATTTTCCAGGTCTCGAAGGGCGACCTCGCGCTGCTCGAAATCTCCGAAGCCGAGGCCGCCGCGCTCGGCGAACAGTCGAAGTCAGCGGACGCCGCCGCCCTCACGCGCATCCTCGAGGTGCTCACCGACACCGAGAGCCGGTTGCGCGACGCGGCCTCGCGGAAGATTCTTCTCGAAGTCGCCCTGCTCAAGGCCATCCAAGCCCGCAACGCCGTGCCCATCGACACCGTGATCAAGCAGCTCCAGCAGCTTCGCACCGACCGCGGGGCGGGTGGGTCGACCGGACCGGCCAGCCCCGCGCCCGCGGCGCCGGCAACTTCGAGCCCCGGTGCCCGATCCACCGGCGCGTCGGCCGTGGCCGCGCCGACGACCGCGCAAGTTCCTGCCGCGACACCACCGCCGCCCCAGCCGATGACGCTCGCGGACGCGCCCGTTCCCGAGCCGCCTGCGGACCTCTCGACGCTCTGGCAGCGATTGGTCGAGGGCGCCAGCCCGTTCCTGCGCAGCTACCTGCTCGAAGCGCACCCCGTGTCGCTGGCGGCGGGCGTGCTCACGATCGGCTTCGACCCCGAATTCGCGGACCACATCGGCCTCGTGGACAACGCGAAGAACCACGGCATCCTCCAGCAGAAACTCACCGAACTCGGTGTGCCCGGAGCGATGGTGAGATTCGTCAAGGCCGAGGCGCCCGCGCCGCGAGCCCCCGTTGCCGCGTCTGCAAACTCTGCTCCAACCGCCATCGCGGGCGCCCAGACAAAGCCCGTGTCCGTCGCGGCACCAGTCCCGGCGGCGGCGCCGCGTGCGACAAAGGAAGATTTCAAGAACGACCCGCTCATCCAATCCGTTCTCGCCATCTTCATGGGGCAGATCGTCGAGCGCCGGGGATGA
- a CDS encoding RluA family pseudouridine synthase produces the protein MPKTQYIELGDHTHIPILYEDRSVMALDKPPGWILAPDAWENTRRNLQRAIDSCIMARFYWVRSRNLNYLRYVHRLDADTSGILLFARSPGALDTIGGLFEQREVEKRYLAVVYGTPRNSTWVCDAPLGPVPGRPGYMQVDPVEGKEAETHFRVLGTGRDTALIEARPTTGRTHQIRLHLLESGHPVIGDVLYGHEIGSASRGRSRLGLRAVKLAYRDPFQRREVRIHAPTEAFLNEFGFLRDEGADAEQVAPKVAPEKARPPRQPNPRRN, from the coding sequence ATGCCCAAGACGCAATACATCGAACTCGGCGATCACACGCACATTCCGATCCTCTACGAGGACCGCTCGGTGATGGCGCTCGACAAGCCCCCCGGGTGGATCCTCGCGCCCGACGCGTGGGAGAACACACGACGCAACCTCCAGCGGGCGATTGATTCCTGCATCATGGCCCGCTTCTACTGGGTCCGCTCGCGCAACCTGAATTACCTCCGCTACGTCCACCGCCTCGACGCCGACACGAGCGGCATCCTGCTCTTCGCCAGGAGTCCCGGTGCGCTCGACACGATCGGCGGGCTCTTCGAACAGCGCGAGGTCGAGAAGCGCTACCTTGCTGTAGTCTATGGGACGCCCCGAAACTCCACTTGGGTGTGCGATGCTCCGCTCGGCCCGGTCCCCGGACGGCCCGGCTACATGCAGGTGGACCCGGTGGAGGGCAAGGAAGCCGAGACGCACTTCCGCGTGCTTGGAACCGGGCGCGACACGGCTTTGATCGAGGCGCGCCCCACGACCGGCCGCACGCACCAGATTCGCCTGCACCTGCTCGAGTCGGGCCACCCCGTCATTGGCGACGTGCTTTACGGCCATGAAATCGGCAGCGCCTCGCGCGGCCGCTCGCGCCTCGGGTTGCGCGCCGTGAAACTCGCCTATCGCGACCCGTTCCAACGGCGCGAAGTCCGCATCCACGCGCCGACGGAGGCGTTCTTGAACGAATTCGGTTTCTTGCGGGATGAGGGCGCGGACGCCGAGCAGGTGGCGCCGAAAGTCGCGCCAGAAAAGGCCCGCCCGCCCCGGCAACCCAATCCACGGCGAAACTGA
- a CDS encoding orotate phosphoribosyltransferase has product MTHDEALQLFRETGALLEGHFILRSGLHSRQFFQCAQALQQMPVVEKFGAALAAKVRSLGAATVVSPAMGGLVIGQEVARQLGARFIFVEKEDGRLVLRRGFTIATGEKLLVVEDVVTKGGRVQETVDIVRGHGGTVAGVAMLVDRSGGSVDLGVPTVSLIKLNVETFAMGQLPPDLQAIPAIKPGSK; this is encoded by the coding sequence ATGACACACGACGAGGCGCTTCAACTATTCCGCGAGACCGGCGCGCTTCTGGAAGGACACTTCATCCTCCGCAGCGGGCTGCACAGCCGGCAGTTTTTCCAGTGCGCGCAGGCGCTGCAACAAATGCCCGTCGTGGAGAAATTCGGCGCGGCGCTTGCGGCGAAGGTCCGTTCGCTTGGCGCTGCCACCGTTGTTTCGCCGGCGATGGGAGGGCTCGTGATTGGACAGGAAGTGGCGCGGCAACTTGGCGCCCGGTTCATCTTCGTCGAGAAGGAGGACGGCCGGCTCGTGTTGCGACGCGGATTCACGATTGCGACGGGCGAAAAGTTGCTCGTGGTGGAGGACGTCGTGACGAAGGGCGGCCGCGTGCAGGAGACGGTGGACATCGTGCGCGGGCACGGCGGCACGGTCGCGGGGGTGGCGATGCTCGTGGATCGCTCGGGTGGTTCGGTGGATCTCGGTGTGCCGACGGTGAGCCTGATCAAGCTGAACGTCGAGACGTTCGCAATGGGGCAACTGCCGCCGGACTTGCAGGCAATCCCCGCCATCAAGCCGGGAAGCAAGTAG
- the cobA gene encoding uroporphyrinogen-III C-methyltransferase — MKSNGTVYLVGAGPGDAGLLTLRGAELLRRADVVVHDALVNADLLRLAPKSAEVIYAGKRAAAHAIPQEELNRLLIAKAREGKCVVRLKGGDPYIFGRGGEEGEELAAAGIAFEVVPGISSFVAGPNYAGIPITHRDHCSSFTVITGHEDPAKDDSSLDWAQLARAAGTKVVLMGVERIKVIAEQLVAHGMSADTPVAMIRWGTTGRQETIEGTLAGIADLVARKKFTAPAVTVIGGVVALRGKLNWFEKRPLFGRRIVVTRTREQTSQLAAQFAERGAEVLEIPTIRIQPTDRREAVVEALSSLGEYNWLVFTSPNGVAMFFEMFFKAFEDVRDLGAVRIAAVGPATAAKLKELHLKVDVMPEKYVAAAVAKAIHAHESVENLRVLLLRAEVANADLPAALVELGAIVDDVACYKTVPETDDLTGATAKLLEAGADWITFASSSAVENFHARFNLPELLKTFPQTRTASIGPETTKALAALGLKPAVEAKQHTIEGLVKAIETKP, encoded by the coding sequence ATGAAATCGAATGGCACGGTGTATCTCGTCGGGGCGGGGCCGGGCGACGCGGGCCTGCTCACGTTGCGCGGCGCGGAACTGCTCCGCCGCGCGGACGTGGTCGTGCATGACGCGCTCGTCAACGCCGACTTGCTCCGCCTCGCGCCGAAATCCGCCGAGGTGATCTACGCGGGCAAGCGCGCCGCTGCCCACGCCATCCCGCAGGAGGAACTCAACCGGCTTCTCATCGCGAAGGCGCGCGAGGGCAAGTGCGTCGTGCGGCTCAAGGGCGGCGACCCTTACATCTTCGGCCGCGGCGGCGAGGAGGGCGAGGAACTCGCGGCGGCGGGCATCGCGTTCGAGGTCGTGCCGGGCATCTCGTCGTTCGTGGCGGGCCCGAACTACGCGGGCATTCCCATCACGCACCGCGACCATTGCAGCAGCTTCACCGTCATCACCGGCCACGAGGATCCGGCCAAGGACGATTCGAGCCTCGACTGGGCGCAGCTCGCGCGCGCCGCGGGCACCAAGGTCGTGCTCATGGGCGTCGAGCGCATCAAGGTCATCGCCGAACAACTCGTCGCGCACGGCATGAGCGCGGACACGCCCGTCGCGATGATCCGCTGGGGCACGACCGGCCGGCAGGAAACCATCGAGGGCACACTCGCGGGCATCGCGGACTTGGTCGCGAGGAAGAAGTTCACCGCGCCCGCCGTGACCGTCATCGGCGGCGTGGTGGCGCTTCGCGGCAAGCTGAACTGGTTCGAGAAGCGCCCGCTGTTCGGCCGGCGCATCGTCGTCACGCGCACGCGCGAGCAGACGAGCCAGCTTGCTGCGCAGTTCGCCGAGCGCGGCGCGGAAGTGCTCGAGATTCCGACGATCCGGATTCAGCCCACGGACCGGCGCGAGGCGGTCGTCGAAGCGCTCAGCAGCCTCGGCGAATACAACTGGCTCGTGTTCACCAGCCCGAACGGCGTGGCGATGTTCTTCGAGATGTTCTTCAAGGCGTTCGAGGACGTGCGCGACCTCGGCGCGGTGCGCATCGCCGCGGTCGGCCCGGCCACGGCCGCGAAGCTCAAGGAACTCCACCTCAAGGTGGACGTGATGCCGGAGAAGTATGTCGCGGCCGCGGTGGCGAAAGCCATCCACGCGCACGAGAGCGTCGAGAACCTGCGCGTGCTGCTGCTCCGTGCCGAGGTTGCCAATGCCGACCTGCCCGCCGCGCTTGTGGAACTCGGCGCCATCGTGGACGACGTGGCGTGCTACAAGACCGTGCCCGAGACCGACGACCTGACCGGCGCAACCGCAAAGCTCCTCGAAGCCGGCGCGGACTGGATCACGTTCGCGAGCAGCTCGGCGGTGGAGAACTTCCACGCGCGCTTCAACCTGCCGGAGCTGTTGAAGACATTTCCACAGACGCGCACGGCATCCATCGGTCCCGAGACCACGAAAGCGCTCGCCGCGCTCGGTCTCAAGCCCGCGGTCGAGGCGAAGCAGCACACGATCGAAGGCTTGGTGAAGGCGATCGAGACGAAGCCTTGA
- a CDS encoding AEC family transporter, protein MGTVRLRRRRRSRVRSPGHRGAAPAPPRSAANRVRGVARPFRFARVMDSQAFTPVLGAVLPVVIIALAGVALRKANWLTEDADASLLKVTINLLSPCLILDSILGNKALQQAGNVLLPPLIGYLTVAAGIAVAMLFRRAAGSKSELEGKTFAFTVGVHNYGYVAIPLGLLLFERETLGVLFVHNIGTELAFWTIGIAMLGGPDAGEGWRKLFSPPVLAILVALGINFAGGKALLPEFVVTTAHLLGQCAIPLGVILVGAMIADEFHEFHSEGSWRMILAGSVLRLGVLPLAFLLLAKWLPCSIELKRVMVLQAAMPSAVFPIILAKHYGGDVATAVRVSLGTTIAAVVTIPLWLRAGAKILGFEL, encoded by the coding sequence ATGGGAACCGTTCGCCTTCGTCGACGCCGTCGAAGCCGCGTGCGGTCACCCGGGCACCGGGGCGCCGCGCCCGCTCCTCCGCGAAGCGCAGCAAATCGAGTTCGAGGTGTTGCTCGGCCATTTCGTTTCGCGCGCGTGATGGACTCGCAAGCCTTCACCCCGGTGCTCGGCGCCGTGCTGCCGGTCGTGATCATCGCGCTAGCAGGCGTCGCGCTCCGCAAGGCCAACTGGCTCACCGAGGACGCCGACGCCTCGCTCCTCAAGGTCACCATCAACCTGCTGTCGCCCTGCCTCATCCTCGACTCCATCCTCGGCAACAAGGCGCTGCAGCAGGCGGGCAACGTGCTGCTCCCGCCGCTCATCGGCTACCTCACCGTCGCCGCCGGCATCGCCGTCGCGATGCTGTTCCGCCGCGCCGCCGGCTCGAAATCTGAGCTCGAAGGAAAGACGTTCGCGTTCACCGTCGGCGTTCATAATTACGGCTACGTCGCCATCCCGCTCGGGCTGCTGCTATTCGAGCGCGAAACGCTCGGCGTGCTGTTCGTGCACAACATCGGCACCGAGCTCGCCTTCTGGACCATCGGCATCGCGATGCTCGGCGGACCGGACGCGGGCGAAGGCTGGCGCAAACTTTTCAGCCCGCCGGTGCTCGCCATCCTCGTCGCGCTTGGCATCAACTTCGCCGGCGGCAAGGCGCTGCTGCCGGAATTCGTCGTCACCACGGCGCACCTGCTCGGTCAGTGCGCCATCCCGCTCGGCGTCATCCTCGTCGGCGCGATGATCGCGGACGAGTTTCACGAATTCCACTCGGAGGGAAGCTGGCGGATGATCCTCGCCGGCTCCGTGCTGCGACTCGGCGTGCTGCCGCTCGCGTTCCTGCTGCTGGCGAAGTGGCTGCCGTGCTCGATCGAACTCAAGCGCGTGATGGTGCTGCAAGCCGCGATGCCGAGCGCGGTGTTCCCGATCATCCTCGCCAAGCACTACGGCGGCGACGTGGCGACCGCGGTGCGCGTCTCGCTCGGCACGACCATCGCCGCGGTGGTGACGATCCCGCTGTGGCTGAGGGCGGGCGCGAAGATTCTGGGATTTGAGCTGTAG
- a CDS encoding N-acetyl-gamma-glutamyl-phosphate reductase has protein sequence MSNPRIRAAVIGASGYSGEELVRLLLAHPCVELVAVTSRQQAGQTVAQVFPKFASHPRARELRFVEPNAERLAKQADVVCLALPHGVAAEFAVPLLQQGCRVIDLSADFRLRSADVYREFYAHDHPAPQLLAKAVYGLPEIRRSEIKDSLLVASPGCYPTSILLPVIPLLRAGLIKSHGIIADSLSGVSGAGRKAEADYLFVECNESVRPYGVPKHRHLSEIEEQLSLATGAPVVIQFTPHLIPVNRGILTTLYLAPAKHFANATEATALDGQVAACYRAAYEREPFVRLLEGRALPDTKNVTGTNTLEIAWRLDPRTGRLIVMSAEDNLVKGASGQAVQCLNIMFGFPETAGLL, from the coding sequence ATGTCGAATCCAAGAATCCGCGCCGCGGTCATCGGCGCGTCAGGCTACTCGGGCGAGGAACTCGTCCGCCTCCTGCTCGCGCACCCGTGCGTCGAGCTCGTCGCGGTCACTTCCCGCCAGCAGGCGGGACAGACCGTCGCGCAAGTCTTCCCCAAGTTCGCGAGCCATCCGCGCGCGCGCGAACTGCGCTTCGTTGAGCCCAACGCCGAACGGCTTGCGAAGCAGGCCGACGTCGTATGCCTTGCGCTGCCGCACGGTGTCGCGGCGGAATTCGCCGTGCCGCTGCTCCAGCAAGGTTGCCGCGTGATTGACTTGAGCGCGGACTTCCGCCTCCGCAGCGCGGACGTTTACAGGGAATTCTACGCGCACGACCATCCCGCGCCCCAGTTGCTCGCGAAGGCCGTCTATGGCTTGCCCGAGATCCGTCGCAGTGAGATCAAGGACTCACTTCTGGTCGCCTCGCCGGGTTGTTACCCGACGAGCATTTTGCTGCCGGTCATCCCGCTGCTGCGCGCGGGGCTCATCAAGTCGCACGGCATCATCGCCGACTCGCTCAGCGGCGTGAGCGGCGCGGGCCGCAAGGCCGAGGCCGACTACCTCTTCGTCGAATGCAACGAAAGCGTCCGTCCCTACGGCGTGCCCAAGCACCGCCACCTTTCCGAGATCGAGGAACAACTCTCGCTTGCCACGGGCGCGCCCGTCGTCATCCAGTTCACACCGCACTTGATTCCGGTGAACCGCGGCATTCTCACCACGCTGTATCTTGCGCCGGCGAAGCACTTCGCAAACGCCACCGAAGCCACCGCTCTCGACGGGCAAGTCGCGGCCTGCTACCGCGCCGCCTATGAGCGCGAGCCGTTCGTGCGCCTGCTCGAAGGCCGCGCGCTGCCCGACACCAAGAACGTCACCGGCACGAACACGCTCGAAATCGCGTGGCGCCTCGACCCCCGCACCGGCCGGCTCATCGTCATGAGCGCCGAGGACAACCTCGTGAAAGGCGCGAGCGGCCAGGCCGTGCAATGCCTGAACATCATGTTCGGGTTCCCCGAGACGGCCGGGCTCCTTTGA
- the rpsI gene encoding 30S ribosomal protein S9 yields the protein MATLQAINATGRRKTAVATVHMAAGSGKITVNGRGFEQYFPIEDQRAEILQPFKATDTSGKFDLRAHVAGGGPHGQAGALRLGISRALLQTDENFRKLLREHGLLTRDPRRRERKKYGQPGARKRFQFSKR from the coding sequence ATGGCCACACTCCAAGCAATCAACGCGACCGGTCGGCGCAAGACCGCAGTAGCCACCGTCCACATGGCCGCGGGCAGCGGCAAGATCACCGTCAACGGCCGCGGCTTCGAGCAATACTTCCCCATCGAAGACCAGCGCGCCGAAATCCTCCAGCCGTTCAAGGCCACCGACACCAGCGGCAAGTTCGACCTCCGCGCCCATGTCGCCGGCGGCGGGCCCCACGGGCAGGCCGGCGCGCTCCGGCTCGGCATCTCCCGCGCGCTGCTCCAGACCGATGAGAACTTCCGCAAGCTGCTCCGCGAACACGGCCTGCTCACGCGCGACCCGCGCCGACGCGAGCGCAAGAAATACGGCCAGCCCGGCGCGCGCAAGCGGTTCCAATTCTCCAAGCGCTAA
- the rplM gene encoding 50S ribosomal protein L13, with the protein MKTFLPVIDIKRRKWCVVDATGMVLGRLAVQVANKLRGRDTSQYTPHIDCGEYVVVINAEKVVLTGKKETDKQFMTYSGWKGGEKYETVAQRRARRPELLITHAVKGMIPKNRLGRKIITKLKVYRGPAHPHEAQQPVPLTSSK; encoded by the coding sequence ATGAAGACATTTCTGCCAGTCATTGACATAAAGCGCCGCAAATGGTGCGTTGTGGACGCCACAGGCATGGTGCTCGGGCGGCTCGCCGTTCAAGTCGCCAACAAACTCCGCGGCCGCGACACCAGCCAATACACGCCTCACATCGACTGCGGCGAGTATGTTGTCGTGATCAATGCCGAGAAGGTCGTGCTCACCGGGAAAAAGGAAACCGACAAGCAGTTCATGACCTACTCCGGCTGGAAAGGCGGCGAGAAATACGAAACCGTCGCGCAACGCCGCGCCCGCCGCCCCGAACTGCTCATCACCCACGCCGTCAAGGGCATGATCCCGAAGAACCGCCTCGGCCGGAAGATCATCACCAAGCTCAAGGTCTACCGCGGCCCGGCTCACCCGCACGAAGCCCAGCAACCGGTTCCGCTCACCTCTTCCAAGTAA